From a single Bacillus pumilus genomic region:
- a CDS encoding LCP family protein, with protein sequence MDQSRSKRKGKKRLKPWVKVTLFIFGILLLTTASVTGYAYYKVTSAAKKAQVSLDRGAQSVKRIEAFDPGKDSFSVLLLGIDSRPGETVKQARSDAMVLATVNRTNKTVKLLSIPRDSYVNIPGHGYDKITHAHAFGGADLTLSTVEDLLDIPVDFVIQSNFKAFKEIVNELNGVSINIKDEYLVKQILKDTKGKVQLQTGTHTLDGDQALAYVRTRKADSDLMRGQRQMEVLKAIFDKSKSLTSIPSYDNIIDTLGDNVSTNLSMKELVGLFPLLTSLKSVDTIQLKGSDYQPNGVYYYQLDQPQLNEVKTELKKQLELS encoded by the coding sequence ATGGATCAATCACGAAGTAAACGCAAAGGAAAAAAGCGTTTAAAGCCATGGGTGAAAGTCACTCTGTTTATATTCGGTATTCTTTTACTGACAACCGCTTCTGTCACAGGCTACGCCTACTATAAAGTGACAAGCGCTGCCAAAAAGGCACAAGTATCTTTAGATCGCGGCGCACAATCTGTCAAACGGATTGAAGCATTCGATCCTGGGAAAGACAGCTTCTCTGTCTTGCTGCTTGGAATTGACAGCAGACCGGGCGAAACAGTCAAACAAGCAAGAAGCGATGCGATGGTCTTAGCAACCGTCAATCGTACAAATAAAACCGTGAAATTATTAAGCATTCCAAGGGACTCATACGTCAATATTCCAGGTCATGGCTATGACAAAATTACACATGCACACGCTTTTGGCGGTGCAGATTTAACCTTGAGCACAGTCGAAGATTTACTAGATATTCCGGTTGATTTTGTTATCCAAAGTAATTTTAAAGCGTTTAAAGAGATCGTCAATGAACTAAATGGTGTATCGATTAACATCAAGGATGAATATTTAGTCAAACAAATTCTAAAAGATACAAAAGGCAAGGTACAGCTGCAAACAGGAACTCATACGCTAGATGGTGATCAAGCTCTCGCCTATGTGAGAACAAGAAAAGCAGATAGTGATTTAATGCGCGGACAGCGTCAAATGGAAGTATTAAAAGCCATTTTCGATAAATCAAAATCGTTAACGTCTATTCCATCATATGACAATATCATTGATACACTCGGTGATAATGTCTCCACCAACCTTTCAATGAAAGAGCTAGTCGGGCTTTTCCCGCTTCTGACGTCACTGAAATCGGTTGATACCATTCAGCTAAAAGGCTCTGATTACCAGCCAAACGGTGTTTATTATTACCAATTAGATCAACCCCAACTAAACGAAGTAAAGACTGAATTGAAAAAGCAGCTTGAATTATCATAA
- a CDS encoding GerAB/ArcD/ProY family transporter, which produces MYRAEKLSLLQVTILCSSTMIGAGILTIPRSSANSGFPDGWIIVLIQGVIFAFVAFLLGWIAEKNAPDTIFESNTKGAGTFFGTIFNLMLIAYLLSIVGFEARVLGEVVQFFLLQSTPMAVIVMIFLLVAIYHLKSGILPIVKLVTYIYPVTMIIYIGLMLFSLKIFNFDYLRPVMAHGFKDFSSLFSQTFIQFTGFEVILFVVPLIYKDKWSKAKWAAAIGVGITSLIYSLTLFIVIGSMTVGETKSLTWPTVSLIQALELEGVFIERFDIFLLTIWTCQQFICMLGFFQFAIKGCQTVFKTTNMTRLLWLLFLITSALSLFPKNINEVFYYSTLLGYALFVILAIPFITAILMMIRKKWGGRSA; this is translated from the coding sequence ATGTACAGAGCTGAGAAGCTATCATTGTTACAAGTCACCATTCTGTGCAGCTCTACAATGATAGGCGCTGGAATTTTAACCATTCCTCGCAGTTCTGCCAATTCAGGGTTCCCTGATGGCTGGATCATTGTATTAATACAGGGAGTCATCTTTGCTTTCGTCGCTTTTTTGTTAGGATGGATTGCTGAAAAGAATGCACCGGACACTATTTTCGAGTCAAACACAAAAGGAGCCGGTACATTCTTTGGCACGATCTTTAATTTGATGCTGATTGCATATTTACTAAGCATTGTCGGCTTTGAGGCTCGAGTACTCGGTGAAGTGGTTCAGTTTTTTCTGCTGCAATCGACCCCCATGGCAGTGATTGTCATGATTTTTCTTCTCGTGGCCATCTATCATTTGAAAAGTGGTATTTTGCCAATAGTGAAATTGGTGACATACATATATCCGGTAACAATGATCATTTATATTGGGCTTATGCTGTTTAGTTTGAAAATATTCAATTTTGATTACTTACGCCCTGTGATGGCGCACGGGTTTAAAGATTTCAGTAGTTTGTTCTCTCAAACATTTATTCAATTTACAGGCTTTGAGGTCATTTTGTTTGTTGTACCGCTCATTTATAAAGACAAATGGTCGAAGGCGAAATGGGCCGCTGCGATCGGGGTCGGAATTACCTCTCTTATCTATTCTCTCACGCTCTTTATCGTGATTGGTTCCATGACCGTTGGAGAAACGAAATCCCTCACCTGGCCCACTGTCTCACTCATTCAAGCACTAGAACTTGAAGGGGTATTTATTGAACGGTTTGATATTTTTTTATTGACGATTTGGACGTGTCAGCAGTTCATTTGTATGCTTGGCTTTTTCCAATTTGCGATTAAAGGTTGCCAAACAGTCTTTAAGACAACCAATATGACGAGGCTGCTATGGCTGCTTTTTTTAATTACTTCTGCTCTCTCCCTATTTCCAAAAAATATCAATGAAGTCTTTTACTACTCTACTTTACTCGGCTATGCCTTGTTCGTCATTTTAGCCATTCCGTTTATTACAGCGATCCTGATGATGATACGTAAAAAATGGGGAGGTCGTTCTGCATGA
- a CDS encoding Cof-type HAD-IIB family hydrolase, protein MKKMIAIDLDGTLLNTKSEISAQNREALIRAKEAGYIVTICTGRATFDVKELLGDLDIPIIAANGGTVHTEGYELFSRITLDQEAGKRAAKALVERNIYFEVYTDDALLSPFDGKEKLKAEFDVIKSANPNEDVADLWKGAMTQFKQFGIKPVDDIRQIFESNEATYKLLCFSFDMNKLQEARDLLAEMPELSLTSSGKHIIEVLPKESGKGHALKKLAAHYGVDRSHIYAIGDSPNDLSMFEEADHRIAMGNAVDVIKEKSTYITKGNHEDGVAYFIDLLLQNQFHEKKTLV, encoded by the coding sequence ATGAAAAAAATGATTGCGATTGATTTAGACGGTACGCTTTTAAATACAAAAAGTGAAATATCTGCTCAAAATCGGGAAGCATTAATTCGCGCGAAGGAAGCAGGATATATTGTCACCATCTGTACAGGACGGGCGACTTTCGATGTAAAAGAGCTGCTGGGCGATTTAGACATTCCGATTATTGCGGCAAACGGTGGAACCGTTCATACTGAAGGATACGAGCTTTTCAGCAGAATCACACTTGATCAAGAAGCAGGAAAACGAGCGGCTAAGGCATTAGTGGAACGAAACATTTACTTTGAGGTCTATACGGACGATGCACTCCTCTCTCCTTTCGATGGAAAAGAGAAGCTGAAAGCAGAATTTGATGTGATCAAAAGTGCGAACCCAAATGAAGATGTAGCTGATTTATGGAAAGGGGCAATGACTCAATTCAAACAATTTGGCATCAAACCAGTGGATGATATTCGGCAGATCTTTGAGTCGAATGAAGCGACCTATAAGTTACTCTGCTTCTCGTTTGATATGAACAAATTGCAGGAAGCCCGAGATCTTCTTGCAGAAATGCCCGAGCTTTCGTTAACCTCTTCTGGTAAGCATATCATTGAGGTGCTGCCAAAAGAATCCGGGAAAGGACATGCCCTTAAAAAGCTTGCAGCTCATTATGGCGTAGACCGCTCACATATTTATGCGATTGGTGACAGTCCAAACGATCTATCCATGTTTGAGGAAGCAGACCACCGCATTGCTATGGGCAATGCTGTAGATGTCATTAAAGAAAAGAGCACTTACATCACAAAAGGCAATCATGAAGACGGTGTTGCTTACTTTATTGATCTGCTTTTACAAAATCAATTCCATGAAAAAAAGACGCTTGTTTGA
- a CDS encoding sugar porter family MFS transporter encodes MKNRNGWLYFFGALGGALYGYDTGVISGAILFMKEDLGLNAFTEGLVVSSILIGAMLGSSLSGKLTDQFGRKKAIIAAAILFIIGGFGTALAPNTEVMVLFRIVLGLAVGCSTTIVPLYLSELAPKESRGALSSLNQLMITFGILLAYIVNYALADAEAWRLMLGIAVVPSVLLLCGILFMPESPRWLFVHGQADRAKEILSKLRKSKQEVEEEISDIQKAENEEKGGFKELFEPWVRPALIAGVGLAFLQQFIGTNTIIYYAPKTFTSVGFGNSAAILGTVGIGAVNVVMTFVAIKIIDRVGRKALLLFGNAGMVLSLIVLSVVNRFFEGSTAAGWTTIICLGLFIVIFAVSWGPVVWVMLPELFPVHVRGIGTGVSTFLLHTGNLIISLTFPALLSAIGISHLFLIYAVIGIGAFLFVKYLVTETKGKSLEEIEEDLKKRNRAVASDEGKTV; translated from the coding sequence ATGAAAAATCGGAATGGATGGCTTTATTTCTTCGGCGCCCTTGGCGGCGCTTTATATGGATATGATACAGGTGTTATTTCTGGCGCTATCTTATTTATGAAAGAGGATTTAGGGTTAAATGCGTTTACAGAGGGACTTGTCGTCAGCTCGATTTTAATTGGGGCGATGCTCGGTTCCTCTCTTTCTGGAAAACTGACAGACCAATTCGGGCGGAAAAAAGCCATTATTGCCGCAGCGATTTTGTTTATTATCGGCGGATTTGGTACAGCCCTTGCTCCAAATACAGAAGTAATGGTCTTATTCCGAATTGTACTAGGGCTTGCTGTCGGCTGCTCGACAACGATTGTTCCATTATACTTATCTGAACTTGCTCCAAAGGAATCACGAGGTGCACTATCTTCTTTAAACCAACTCATGATCACATTTGGTATTCTTCTCGCCTATATTGTGAACTATGCTTTAGCTGATGCAGAGGCATGGCGCCTGATGCTTGGAATTGCAGTTGTTCCTTCCGTGCTTTTATTATGTGGGATTTTATTTATGCCAGAAAGTCCGCGCTGGCTGTTTGTTCATGGACAGGCAGACCGTGCGAAGGAGATATTGTCTAAGCTTAGAAAGAGTAAGCAAGAGGTCGAAGAAGAAATTTCTGATATTCAAAAGGCAGAAAATGAAGAAAAAGGCGGTTTTAAGGAATTATTTGAGCCGTGGGTGCGACCAGCATTAATCGCTGGTGTCGGTCTTGCCTTTTTACAGCAGTTTATCGGAACCAATACGATTATTTACTATGCGCCAAAAACGTTTACAAGCGTTGGCTTTGGTAACTCAGCCGCCATTTTAGGAACCGTCGGCATTGGCGCTGTGAATGTCGTTATGACGTTTGTGGCAATCAAAATTATTGACCGTGTAGGCCGTAAAGCACTACTCCTATTTGGGAACGCGGGAATGGTCCTCAGTTTAATTGTCCTCTCCGTGGTCAATCGATTTTTTGAGGGATCAACAGCTGCAGGGTGGACAACCATTATTTGTTTAGGGCTCTTCATCGTCATTTTTGCTGTCAGCTGGGGTCCAGTCGTTTGGGTCATGCTTCCTGAGCTGTTCCCAGTACATGTGCGGGGAATCGGTACAGGCGTCTCTACCTTCCTCCTCCATACAGGGAATTTAATTATCTCGCTGACATTCCCAGCTTTATTAAGCGCGATAGGCATCAGTCATCTTTTCCTCATTTATGCGGTCATCGGCATAGGCGCCTTCTTGTTTGTGAAATATTTGGTGACGGAAACGAAAGGGAAGAGTCTTGAAGAAATTGAAGAAGATTTAAAAAAGAGAAATCGTGCCGTCGCAAGTGACGAAGGAAAAACGGTGTGA
- the kduD gene encoding 2-dehydro-3-deoxy-D-gluconate 5-dehydrogenase KduD: MTTASYVASLFSLEGKTALVTGPGTGIGQSIAVALARSGADIIGTYHHTPLEETKSLVEQSGRSFHAIQVDFSDPQAAKQAVDAMLKKHTIDILINNAGTIKREQAAHYSEEDWHTVMDVNINSLFFLTQKVGQQMLKNGQGKIVNIASLLSFQGGVFVPAYTASKHAVAGLTKAFANEWANHHIQVNAIAPGYIATNNTQAIRDDKNRNEEILKRIPAGRWGKPEDLAGAAVFLSSPASDYMNGHILSVDGGWLAR, encoded by the coding sequence ATGACGACAGCATCCTATGTAGCGTCCCTCTTTTCTCTTGAAGGCAAAACAGCCCTTGTGACAGGTCCTGGAACCGGCATTGGGCAGAGCATTGCAGTGGCGCTTGCCCGATCAGGCGCAGATATCATCGGCACATACCATCACACACCGCTTGAAGAAACGAAATCGCTTGTCGAACAGTCAGGCCGATCGTTTCATGCGATTCAGGTCGACTTTTCCGATCCTCAAGCTGCCAAGCAGGCTGTCGATGCCATGTTAAAAAAGCATACGATCGATATATTAATCAATAATGCTGGAACCATCAAAAGAGAGCAGGCCGCTCATTATTCAGAGGAAGATTGGCATACGGTCATGGATGTGAACATCAACAGTCTCTTTTTCCTGACGCAAAAGGTTGGGCAGCAGATGCTGAAAAACGGGCAAGGGAAAATCGTGAATATTGCCTCCCTTCTATCGTTTCAAGGCGGCGTGTTTGTCCCAGCCTATACAGCAAGTAAACATGCTGTCGCCGGGCTGACGAAGGCTTTTGCCAACGAATGGGCGAACCATCATATACAAGTGAATGCGATCGCGCCTGGATACATTGCGACCAATAACACGCAAGCCATTCGGGACGATAAAAATCGAAATGAAGAGATTCTCAAACGAATTCCCGCTGGGCGCTGGGGAAAACCTGAGGATCTTGCCGGCGCTGCTGTTTTCCTAAGCTCACCCGCTTCCGATTATATGAACGGTCATATTTTATCTGTTGATGGCGGCTGGCTTGCAAGATAA
- a CDS encoding spore germination protein, giving the protein MKSRIEQDIASVIKRVKSFAGKSDDIVFHSFSFGPSAISACLVYVEGLTEFEMLSKQIISPMQKELNIAEVDPTTLPSLSNTFFGIQNDVLEDINLAIEQLYSGRAILFVNGATQALSLQTNLFQFREVEEPQSEVLVRGPRIGFIENLEKNTALLRERANDPNLVIQKVSVGSRNKKNAALVYVRDIVDPKLVEDVLSRMTEIKMDDIPETGYIEQLIEDSHISIFPQLQNTERPDRVIASVLEGKVSILLDGTPFALILPMTLTALMQSPEDYYQRWTSATLLRLLRYLAVLLTIFLPGLYIALVSYHPGLLPTQMALTIAGSRQNVPFPPVVEAILMSFTIELLREAGLRLPRAIGQTIGLIGGVIIGQAAVQANIVSALMVIIVSLTALADFTAPSYDFSFPLRILRFMAIFSSAIFGLYGLIMCYLFVLCHLMQLKTFGFDYFTPVLSSPFSDLKDTYLRLPIGLFKSRPKTAKTKNLKRQGD; this is encoded by the coding sequence ATGAAAAGTCGTATCGAACAAGATATAGCGTCCGTCATTAAACGGGTCAAAAGCTTCGCCGGAAAAAGTGATGATATCGTGTTCCATTCTTTTTCATTTGGTCCTTCGGCTATCTCTGCATGTCTCGTGTATGTTGAAGGACTCACAGAATTTGAGATGCTTTCCAAGCAAATCATTTCACCAATGCAAAAGGAACTAAACATCGCCGAGGTTGACCCTACTACACTTCCTTCCCTTTCTAACACGTTCTTTGGTATACAAAATGACGTGCTGGAAGATATAAACCTTGCCATCGAGCAATTATATAGCGGCAGGGCTATTTTATTTGTAAATGGGGCAACGCAAGCACTTTCGCTCCAAACGAACCTTTTTCAATTTAGAGAGGTTGAAGAGCCGCAATCGGAAGTCCTAGTAAGAGGGCCGCGGATCGGTTTTATTGAAAACCTTGAAAAAAACACGGCGTTACTCCGTGAGCGGGCAAACGACCCTAATCTTGTCATTCAAAAGGTGAGTGTGGGCTCTCGCAATAAAAAAAATGCTGCCCTTGTGTACGTTCGTGATATTGTTGATCCCAAATTAGTAGAAGATGTTCTATCACGCATGACTGAAATCAAAATGGATGACATTCCTGAAACTGGCTATATTGAACAGCTGATTGAGGACAGTCACATCTCCATTTTTCCGCAGCTTCAAAACACAGAGCGCCCTGACCGGGTGATTGCATCTGTACTTGAAGGCAAAGTCTCCATTTTACTTGATGGAACTCCATTTGCGCTCATTTTACCCATGACTCTTACAGCCTTGATGCAATCACCTGAAGATTATTATCAGAGATGGACTAGCGCCACTCTTTTACGTTTGCTCCGTTATCTTGCCGTGCTCCTCACGATTTTTTTACCTGGTCTTTACATTGCACTTGTCTCTTATCATCCAGGTTTATTACCGACTCAAATGGCACTTACCATCGCAGGCAGCCGGCAGAACGTTCCGTTCCCTCCTGTTGTCGAGGCGATTCTCATGTCTTTTACGATAGAGTTACTGCGGGAAGCTGGACTTCGCCTTCCTAGAGCCATCGGGCAGACAATTGGACTCATTGGCGGCGTCATCATTGGTCAGGCGGCTGTCCAAGCCAATATCGTCAGTGCCTTAATGGTGATTATTGTGTCACTGACGGCACTGGCTGATTTTACGGCACCATCCTATGACTTTAGTTTCCCGCTGCGTATCTTGCGGTTTATGGCGATTTTCAGTTCAGCGATATTTGGGTTATACGGCTTAATCATGTGCTATTTATTTGTGCTTTGTCACCTGATGCAATTAAAGACCTTTGGTTTTGACTATTTCACACCTGTTTTGTCTTCACCGTTTTCAGATTTAAAGGATACGTACCTTCGTTTACCAATTGGGCTATTTAAATCAAGACCGAAAACAGCAAAGACAAAAAATCTCAAAAGACAAGGAGATTAA
- the kduI gene encoding 5-dehydro-4-deoxy-D-glucuronate isomerase, which yields MENRYAVHPEQVKRFTTEELRRHFHIPTLFVGGELKLYYSHEDRVVIGGAMPGSEALKLDAGDFLRTDYFLERREIGIVNVGGQGTVTVDGESFVLEHKDFLYIGLGHEDVQFASSSGEEAKFYLVSATAHRAYPTQKAAIAELTPNHLGEASASNVRNLYQVIHANGIQSCQLMMGITQLETNNTWNTMPAHIHDRRMEVYLYLDIEEDARVFHFMGEPSETRHLVVANEEAVISPAWSIHSGSGTANYSFIWAMAGENYTFKDMDFVPMDQLR from the coding sequence ATGGAAAATCGTTATGCTGTACACCCTGAGCAGGTCAAACGTTTTACAACAGAGGAACTTCGTCGTCATTTTCATATTCCTACACTATTCGTTGGTGGTGAATTAAAACTTTACTATTCGCATGAGGATCGCGTGGTGATTGGTGGCGCTATGCCGGGTTCAGAAGCGCTGAAACTAGATGCGGGAGATTTTCTACGTACGGATTATTTCCTTGAAAGACGAGAAATTGGCATTGTGAATGTCGGCGGGCAAGGAACGGTCACTGTTGATGGTGAGTCCTTTGTGCTGGAACATAAAGATTTTTTATATATTGGGCTCGGGCATGAAGATGTCCAGTTTGCTAGTTCATCAGGCGAAGAGGCCAAATTCTATCTTGTATCTGCCACGGCTCACAGGGCGTATCCTACACAAAAAGCAGCCATCGCTGAATTAACACCGAACCACTTAGGGGAAGCATCTGCTTCGAATGTACGAAACTTGTATCAAGTCATTCACGCAAACGGTATCCAAAGCTGTCAGCTCATGATGGGAATTACTCAGCTGGAAACCAATAACACGTGGAACACGATGCCCGCTCATATTCATGATCGGCGAATGGAAGTGTACTTATATCTTGATATCGAAGAGGATGCACGTGTCTTTCATTTTATGGGGGAGCCATCCGAAACGAGACACCTCGTTGTTGCAAATGAGGAAGCGGTCATTTCTCCTGCCTGGTCCATTCATTCAGGCTCGGGTACAGCAAATTATTCATTTATTTGGGCGATGGCGGGCGAGAACTATACGTTCAAAGATATGGACTTTGTCCCAATGGACCAGCTGAGGTAA
- a CDS encoding bifunctional glycosyltransferase family 2 protein/class I SAM-dependent methyltransferase — protein sequence MKGKTSIVMLTYNELHLTKKCIDSIKQHTRSDQYELIIVDNASTDGTKEYVRELKDVIFIENAVNQGFAKGCNQGAKKASGDSILFLNNDTIVTENWLSPLKEALFSSERIGMVGPVSNYVSGPQMVEPSYTDVKELPAFAKKYTAARKGQRTYVHRLVGFCLLVKRELIEDVGLFDERFMYGSFEDDDLCLRSLLKGYQLQIVHDSFVHHHGHATFRANEETNISTLFAENRLRFLDKWGIDLNLVTPHPYFAALLPKDAGCVLDVCCGAGATGLELMNRQSINMYGVETDSLKAAIAKAYYEEVIEAKAEDYPWLDKEAFFDAIIFSDVLEHVVDPWHIIEQAHASLKPGGVIICCLPNMMHAEALLPLMTGDFTYQDVGILDRSHLRFFTPNTMRSLFPDHLFERVIEQRINVQIDQNVQLFFDEVARAGAALGFQTKALSDQVNLYQLLIVVRKKGDSPSG from the coding sequence ATGAAAGGAAAAACGAGTATTGTCATGCTGACATACAATGAATTGCATTTAACGAAAAAATGTATCGACAGCATCAAGCAGCATACCCGAAGTGACCAATATGAACTCATTATCGTTGATAACGCGTCAACTGACGGTACGAAGGAATATGTGAGAGAGCTGAAAGATGTGATTTTCATAGAAAATGCAGTAAATCAAGGCTTTGCAAAGGGCTGCAATCAAGGAGCAAAAAAAGCTTCAGGAGACAGCATTCTCTTTTTAAATAACGACACGATCGTGACGGAAAATTGGCTTTCTCCATTAAAAGAGGCGTTATTTTCATCAGAACGTATTGGGATGGTAGGACCGGTATCCAATTATGTGAGTGGGCCTCAAATGGTCGAGCCATCGTATACAGATGTGAAGGAGCTCCCAGCTTTTGCGAAGAAATATACGGCTGCTAGAAAAGGTCAGAGAACATATGTACATCGGCTTGTAGGTTTTTGCCTGTTGGTAAAACGAGAGCTCATCGAGGATGTGGGGCTATTTGATGAGCGGTTCATGTATGGATCATTTGAGGATGATGATCTTTGTTTGCGTTCATTGCTAAAGGGATATCAACTGCAAATCGTCCATGATTCATTTGTGCATCATCACGGTCATGCAACGTTCCGTGCGAATGAAGAAACGAATATTTCTACACTCTTTGCAGAGAACAGGCTTCGATTTTTAGATAAATGGGGGATTGACCTCAATCTTGTGACTCCTCACCCTTATTTTGCAGCACTGCTTCCAAAGGACGCTGGATGTGTGCTGGATGTGTGCTGCGGCGCAGGGGCAACAGGGCTTGAACTGATGAATCGGCAATCTATTAACATGTACGGCGTAGAGACAGATTCATTAAAAGCAGCAATCGCAAAGGCATATTATGAAGAAGTCATCGAGGCAAAAGCAGAGGATTACCCGTGGTTAGACAAAGAGGCTTTTTTTGATGCCATTATTTTTTCTGATGTATTAGAGCATGTGGTAGATCCTTGGCACATCATTGAACAAGCGCATGCATCTTTAAAGCCGGGCGGTGTGATTATTTGCTGCCTGCCTAATATGATGCATGCAGAGGCACTTCTCCCGTTAATGACAGGGGATTTTACGTATCAAGATGTCGGGATTTTAGACCGAAGTCATCTGAGGTTCTTTACACCAAACACCATGCGTTCGCTTTTCCCGGACCATTTATTTGAACGAGTGATCGAGCAGCGCATCAATGTACAGATTGATCAAAACGTCCAACTGTTTTTTGACGAAGTGGCGAGAGCAGGGGCGGCACTTGGCTTTCAAACAAAAGCGTTGTCTGATCAAGTGAACCTTTACCAGCTTTTAATCGTTGTACGTAAAAAAGGCGACTCTCCTTCGGGATAA
- a CDS encoding Ger(x)C family spore germination protein encodes MRGKRVLFIFLSCCLFLLSTGCWDLKNIEKLSFVRGVGIDEQENQGVKLTYQNLVPKMGGTQETGSPDYLNVVSKGRNVLEAVSNVALKDQPIYSDHLKIFLFGKNQAEHHDIQATLNHFIRDDEVRRSSYLLVSRDDASKVINQKLKSQQKVPVEHIFETSKNRNFNGKILLPTRIGRASDYFQMGVSFLVQSVDAIDGELIYDGAGIIHGKTRKLIGFIPAKDVQSLNWVMDRISGGVVPATYKGFPITYEVKKAKTEIEPYLNNGKVSFKINIQTNGKLSEDQYPPENSFDEQYIKRYERIFSKKIKGRIQKAVSHMQNEVGVDPIFLSRQFRIKYPDYWEKHRNEWDALFQEADIEYHVKVSILNFGAEGATKSYKW; translated from the coding sequence ATGAGAGGAAAGCGTGTATTGTTCATCTTTTTGTCCTGCTGTCTTTTCCTTCTATCAACAGGGTGTTGGGATTTAAAGAATATTGAAAAATTATCATTTGTTCGAGGCGTTGGCATTGACGAGCAAGAGAATCAAGGGGTGAAGCTTACATATCAAAACCTTGTACCAAAAATGGGGGGAACACAAGAGACTGGTTCTCCTGACTATTTGAATGTCGTCTCGAAGGGGAGAAATGTGCTGGAGGCTGTCAGTAATGTCGCTTTAAAGGACCAGCCGATCTATAGTGATCATCTAAAAATTTTCTTGTTCGGTAAAAATCAGGCAGAGCATCACGATATTCAAGCAACGCTCAATCACTTTATACGAGATGATGAAGTGCGGCGAAGCAGCTATCTCCTCGTGTCACGAGATGATGCGTCAAAAGTGATCAATCAAAAATTGAAATCACAGCAAAAAGTTCCGGTTGAACATATCTTTGAAACATCCAAAAATCGAAACTTTAACGGAAAGATTTTGCTGCCAACCCGCATTGGCCGGGCATCTGATTACTTCCAGATGGGCGTGAGCTTCCTTGTCCAAAGTGTAGATGCAATAGACGGCGAGCTTATCTATGATGGGGCTGGCATCATTCATGGAAAAACCCGAAAGCTGATCGGCTTCATCCCTGCGAAGGATGTCCAATCTTTAAACTGGGTAATGGATCGGATCTCAGGTGGTGTTGTACCTGCCACCTACAAAGGCTTTCCGATTACGTATGAAGTCAAGAAAGCCAAAACCGAGATCGAACCCTATCTCAACAATGGAAAGGTGTCCTTTAAAATTAATATACAAACAAATGGAAAACTATCAGAGGATCAATATCCTCCTGAAAACTCGTTCGATGAGCAGTACATCAAACGATATGAGCGGATTTTCTCTAAGAAAATTAAAGGGCGCATTCAAAAAGCAGTGAGTCATATGCAAAATGAAGTAGGTGTTGATCCGATCTTTTTAAGCAGGCAGTTCCGTATCAAATACCCAGACTATTGGGAAAAGCATCGAAACGAGTGGGATGCACTCTTCCAAGAAGCAGATATCGAATATCATGTCAAAGTCAGCATTTTGAACTTTGGAGCAGAAGGTGCAACGAAAAGTTATAAATGGTAA